In a single window of the Campylobacter hyointestinalis subsp. lawsonii genome:
- the thiC gene encoding phosphomethylpyrimidine synthase ThiC, with translation MRKEWCQARKNDPTPTQMYYAKNGIITPEMEYIAKIEMLDVNDIRDNVASGKLVIPANINHTNQIPMAIGRSVKCKINANIGSSALASDINEEIEKLQVCLKYGADTVMDLSTGGDLDEIRKAIIANSTVPIGTVPIYQIIHDIKNLDNLTPQIMLDCIEKQARQGVSYFTIHAGFLLRLMPFVAKRKMGIVSRGGSLMASWMMKHHKENPFYEAFDDICDICAKYDVTISLGDSLRPGCLYDASDEAQLGELEILGELTKRAWEKNVQIMVEGPGHVPFNQIEFNMKEEQRLCHDAPFYILGPLPTDIGAGYDHITSAIGGTMAAYHGASMLCYVTPKEHLGLPNAKDVRDGIIAHKIAAHAADVALGRVGAIDRDNAMSDARYNFDWNKQFELALDPDKARELHDESLPQDVFKEAEFCSMCGPKFCAYKISREIAKNECESYPKENK, from the coding sequence ATGAGAAAAGAGTGGTGCCAAGCCCGTAAAAACGACCCGACCCCGACTCAGATGTATTACGCAAAAAATGGTATCATAACGCCTGAAATGGAGTATATCGCTAAGATAGAAATGTTAGACGTAAATGATATAAGAGATAACGTAGCTAGTGGCAAACTAGTCATTCCTGCAAACATAAATCACACAAACCAAATTCCAATGGCGATAGGCAGAAGTGTAAAATGCAAAATCAACGCAAATATAGGCTCATCTGCTTTAGCAAGTGATATAAACGAAGAGATAGAAAAGCTTCAAGTTTGCTTGAAGTATGGTGCGGATACGGTTATGGATTTAAGCACAGGTGGCGATCTAGACGAGATAAGAAAAGCTATCATAGCAAATTCTACCGTGCCTATAGGTACAGTTCCTATCTATCAGATCATACACGATATCAAAAATTTAGATAACCTCACACCGCAAATTATGCTTGATTGTATCGAAAAGCAAGCTCGTCAAGGCGTTAGCTATTTTACTATACACGCTGGATTTTTACTAAGACTTATGCCTTTTGTAGCAAAACGTAAGATGGGTATAGTAAGTCGGGGTGGAAGTCTTATGGCTAGTTGGATGATGAAACATCATAAAGAAAATCCATTTTATGAAGCATTTGATGATATCTGTGATATCTGTGCAAAATATGACGTCACGATCAGCCTAGGCGATAGCTTAAGACCTGGCTGTTTGTATGATGCTAGCGATGAAGCTCAGCTAGGAGAGCTTGAAATTTTAGGTGAGCTAACAAAAAGAGCATGGGAGAAAAACGTTCAAATAATGGTCGAAGGACCAGGACATGTTCCGTTTAATCAAATAGAGTTTAATATGAAAGAAGAGCAGCGACTTTGTCACGACGCGCCGTTTTATATCTTAGGGCCTCTTCCTACTGATATAGGTGCAGGGTATGACCATATAACAAGTGCGATAGGTGGAACTATGGCTGCATACCACGGTGCAAGTATGCTTTGCTATGTTACTCCAAAAGAGCATTTAGGCCTACCAAATGCAAAAGATGTAAGAGATGGTATAATAGCACACAAGATTGCCGCTCACGCAGCTGACGTAGCTCTTGGTAGAGTAGGGGCTATCGATAGAGATAATGCGATGAGCGATGCGAGATATAATTTTGACTGGAACAAGCAGTTTGAGCTAGCATTAGATCCAGATAAAGCAAGAGAACTTCACGATGAGAGTTTGCCTCAGGACGTATTTAAAGAAGCTGAGTTTTGCTCTATGTGTGGGCCTAAATTCTGTGCTTATAAGATAAGTAGAGAGATAGCAAAAAACGAATGTGAAAGTTATCCTAAGGAGAATAAATGA
- a CDS encoding bifunctional 2-C-methyl-D-erythritol 4-phosphate cytidylyltransferase/2-C-methyl-D-erythritol 2,4-cyclodiphosphate synthase: protein MLNITLIMLGAGNSTRFGLQSKKQWLRIGNDPLWLYAAKNISSNYTFKDIIIVSKESAYMSKFNSHFKFVEGGETRQESLKNAMALVDSEFVMVSDTARPNIPKELILKLINNASNADCIVPALKVSDSAIYQNEYINRDEIKLIQTPQLSRSSLLRKALQTNSIFTDDSSAIKAIGGKVWYIEGDERAKKITYKDDLKYLNLMPPSNDMFCGSGFDVHKFTSGDFITLGGVKIPYDKAFLAHSDGDVALHALCDALLGASGLGDIGELYPDNDPKFKGIDSKLLLKDSVKLIKEVGFDIINADITILAQQPKISPYKEEMRKTIADILGVALNKVNVKATTTEQLGFVGRKEGIAVSATTNLKYFNWQNVL from the coding sequence TTGCTTAATATAACTTTAATTATGCTTGGAGCAGGAAATTCGACTAGATTTGGTCTGCAGTCGAAAAAACAGTGGCTTAGGATCGGGAATGATCCTCTTTGGCTATATGCGGCTAAAAATATCAGTTCAAACTATACATTTAAAGATATTATCATAGTCAGCAAAGAAAGCGCTTATATGAGTAAATTTAACTCTCATTTTAAGTTTGTCGAAGGCGGAGAGACAAGACAAGAAAGCTTAAAAAACGCTATGGCTTTAGTAGATAGCGAATTTGTGATGGTAAGCGATACAGCAAGACCAAATATTCCAAAAGAGCTGATCTTAAAACTTATAAATAACGCTTCAAACGCAGATTGTATAGTTCCAGCACTTAAAGTCAGCGATAGTGCTATATATCAAAACGAATACATAAATAGAGATGAGATAAAACTTATCCAAACACCTCAACTATCACGCTCAAGCCTACTTAGAAAAGCACTTCAAACTAATAGTATTTTTACAGACGATAGCTCTGCTATAAAAGCTATCGGTGGCAAAGTATGGTATATAGAAGGCGATGAGAGAGCAAAAAAAATAACATATAAAGACGATCTTAAATATCTAAATTTAATGCCACCATCAAATGATATGTTTTGCGGAAGTGGATTTGATGTGCATAAATTTACTAGCGGTGATTTCATAACTCTTGGTGGAGTTAAAATTCCATACGATAAAGCATTTTTAGCTCATAGCGACGGTGACGTAGCATTGCACGCACTTTGCGATGCCTTGCTTGGGGCTAGCGGACTTGGAGATATAGGAGAGCTTTATCCAGATAACGATCCTAAATTTAAAGGTATAGACTCAAAGCTACTTTTAAAAGATAGTGTAAAACTCATAAAAGAAGTTGGATTTGATATCATAAATGCCGATATCACCATACTCGCACAACAACCTAAAATAAGTCCGTATAAAGAAGAGATGAGAAAAACTATCGCAGATATCTTAGGGGTAGCACTAAATAAAGTAAATGTCAAAGCTACCACAACCGAGCAACTTGGGTTTGTAGGACGCAAAGAAGGTATAGCAGTAAGTGCTACTACTAATCTTAAATATTTCAATTGGCAGAATGTATTATGA
- a CDS encoding response regulator, which yields MKVLIVENEIYLAQSMASKLADFGYSCEIATNAKDALRDDKFDVILLSTGLIGQDFYPVIKKHQNSIIILLISYISSDTVSNPIKAGADDYIQKPFMIEELVRKIKLFESYKRYEILNNTYEQIVTSYLKSYKLPKCDFKKVKIPLLIVTKRKQYADSFVFFYAKWINLAYKQISALDEELMTSLKSYHYHSLLYITEFDKIEESEQEEVLKLIKDKSTILATQTDIDISGFDKMVINIDSNGFDGSDILTIDEYIKHIIFGYQDTFPDTELSKRLGISRKSLWEKRKKYDIAKKK from the coding sequence ATGAAAGTTTTAATCGTAGAAAATGAGATATATCTCGCACAAAGTATGGCTAGTAAGTTAGCGGATTTTGGTTATAGCTGTGAAATAGCAACAAATGCAAAAGATGCCCTAAGAGATGATAAATTTGATGTCATACTACTATCTACTGGGCTAATAGGACAAGACTTTTATCCAGTTATAAAAAAGCATCAAAACTCTATCATCATACTTCTTATAAGTTATATAAGCAGCGACACAGTCTCAAATCCTATAAAAGCTGGAGCTGATGACTATATACAAAAACCATTTATGATAGAAGAGTTAGTAAGAAAAATCAAGCTTTTTGAATCATACAAAAGATATGAGATTTTAAATAACACATACGAACAGATCGTAACTTCTTATCTAAAATCATATAAATTACCAAAATGCGACTTTAAAAAGGTGAAAATCCCTCTGCTAATAGTAACAAAAAGGAAGCAATACGCAGATAGCTTCGTATTTTTCTATGCAAAATGGATAAATTTAGCATATAAGCAAATTTCAGCACTTGATGAAGAGCTGATGACTTCACTAAAATCCTATCATTATCATTCACTTTTATATATAACTGAATTTGATAAGATAGAAGAGAGTGAGCAAGAAGAAGTTTTAAAGCTGATAAAAGATAAAAGCACTATCTTAGCCACACAAACAGATATAGATATAAGCGGATTTGATAAAATGGTTATAAATATAGACTCAAACGGATTTGATGGAAGTGATATTTTGACTATTGATGAATACATAAAGCATATAATATTTGGCTATCAAGATACTTTTCCAGACACTGAGCTATCAAAAAGACTTGGAATTTCTAGAAAATCACTTTGGGAGAAAAGAAAAAAATATGACATCGCAAAGAAAAAATAG
- a CDS encoding sulfate adenylyltransferase yields the protein MTSQRKNSTILINQEAFGTLLLIQNQILGKFNKLMNEDEENEVVRSGYFQNEPMPYAYTFAPFGKRNQQTLLEAKHGDKIELIKDDKIIGHIVCSSVFKLNNAEASIFRARDISLPSNQRAGKLAISGEFEIYQDSLKEKKAYIKQIIESHNLKKITALMLTADPFHRLHERLVRMTIDKADLLIIFLIRTFNGDKRLSFDLRLKTLEFFKDNFLPRDRVIIVPFENTYLFNDHINPVLECIAAHNFGATKLVVGQNHGGIGMFYDKSGANTALDKYSKDLNLEVIVMPEFVYCNECRTIVSTKTCPHGQHHHIKYHANTLKELLYQGILPPAILMRKEISAMILSELFPNRFYDLQRIYDDLFPNSGILEKHNQKEFYEQLMNLYQTTSLT from the coding sequence ATGACATCGCAAAGAAAAAATAGCACTATCCTTATAAATCAAGAAGCATTTGGCACTCTTTTACTTATCCAAAATCAAATACTAGGTAAATTTAATAAACTTATGAACGAAGATGAAGAGAACGAAGTAGTAAGATCTGGATATTTTCAAAATGAGCCGATGCCATACGCCTATACTTTTGCTCCATTTGGTAAAAGAAATCAACAAACCTTACTAGAAGCCAAACATGGCGATAAAATTGAGCTGATAAAAGATGATAAAATAATAGGGCATATAGTATGTTCGTCAGTATTTAAACTAAATAACGCCGAAGCAAGTATATTTAGAGCAAGAGATATCTCTTTACCAAGCAATCAAAGAGCAGGTAAATTAGCTATCAGCGGTGAATTTGAGATATATCAAGACTCACTAAAAGAAAAAAAAGCCTACATAAAACAGATTATAGAAAGCCATAACTTAAAAAAGATCACAGCCCTTATGCTAACAGCTGATCCATTTCATAGACTTCACGAAAGATTAGTAAGAATGACTATAGATAAAGCCGATCTACTAATAATATTTTTGATAAGAACGTTTAATGGCGATAAAAGACTTAGTTTTGATCTAAGGCTAAAAACACTTGAGTTTTTCAAAGACAATTTTTTACCTCGCGATAGAGTCATCATAGTCCCTTTTGAAAATACCTATCTTTTTAATGATCATATAAATCCTGTGCTTGAGTGCATAGCCGCTCACAATTTTGGTGCTACAAAACTAGTCGTAGGTCAAAATCACGGCGGTATAGGTATGTTTTATGATAAAAGCGGAGCAAATACGGCGCTAGATAAGTATTCAAAAGATCTAAATTTAGAAGTGATAGTTATGCCTGAGTTTGTGTATTGCAACGAATGTCGCACCATAGTAAGTACAAAAACATGCCCTCACGGACAACATCACCATATAAAATATCACGCAAATACCTTAAAAGAGTTGCTTTATCAAGGCATATTACCGCCTGCTATTTTGATGCGTAAAGAAATTTCGGCTATGATCTTAAGCGAACTATTTCCAAATAGATTTTATGATTTGCAAAGAATTTATGACGATCTATTTCCAAATTCTGGAATACTTGAAAAGCATAACCAAAAAGAGTTTTATGAGCAACTTATGAATTTATATCAAACTACGTCATTGACTTAA
- a CDS encoding phosphatidylglycerophosphatase A family protein, which produces MQKLFLTFFGIGLLRPAPGTWGSLAGAVFGVLIFKFIGDQTLFLASLLLFLASIKVINDYESKTGSHDASYIVIDEVAGVWLAISISGETWMQIALSIIFFRVLDITKPSIIGRIDKNVKGGLGVMGDDMVAGLFAGLLSAIVYQAINYVI; this is translated from the coding sequence ATGCAAAAACTATTTTTAACATTTTTTGGAATAGGACTTTTAAGACCGGCACCAGGAACTTGGGGAAGTTTAGCAGGGGCAGTTTTTGGTGTTTTGATATTTAAATTTATAGGAGACCAAACACTATTTTTGGCTTCTTTGTTGCTATTTTTAGCTTCGATAAAGGTCATAAATGACTATGAAAGCAAAACAGGCTCTCACGATGCAAGTTATATAGTCATCGATGAAGTCGCAGGCGTATGGTTAGCTATCAGTATCAGTGGCGAAACGTGGATGCAAATAGCACTATCTATTATCTTCTTTAGAGTCCTTGATATAACAAAACCGAGCATTATAGGACGTATAGATAAGAACGTAAAAGGCGGACTTGGTGTTATGGGAGATGATATGGTAGCAGGACTCTTTGCTGGACTTCTTAGTGCTATCGTTTATCAAGCGATAAATTACGTTATCTAA
- the ccsA gene encoding cytochrome c biogenesis protein CcsA, with the protein MELLKKIFLSMGSAIVLFLIFAVASGVATIIESIYNTQTAWAIVYGAGWFALVQLLLGINLAYNIFRYKLFALKKLPVFIFHVSFLFILLGAILTRYIGFEGQIHIRENSQSNEILTAQNYIQLKSIDANKTDIVSKPIYVSSTGNNSFELSLPAKNGTAVLSYSDFIPNAVPTWVESKDGKPIFEVMFSNESNSRSIRLSPNESIEIDDISFTFNDKPKQAKFINIILKDGEFFIETNQDISYMKMADMSKGVIEKNRLVKFEGLRLYTIDGINFAPKTMLKSGVKSVKKADENSRGMDALMVKLSYNGQEAILPIFNGMEPDNVEIGGDRFEVAWSPMIVKLPFSLYLKDFELKRYPGSNSPMSYSSSVIVKDGDLNMDYDIYMNHVLDHKGYRFFQSSYDMDEKGTILSVNNDPGKLPTYIGYFLLGLGLLLNVLNPNSRFRKLAAKVNEANAKNLAIFVVACIALFGTNNLQAFNSLPTIDKEHAKSIATIVVQSADGRMKPFDTVGYEVLNKLYRSDNYNGMDANSVVLSMMANSSYWRSVPIIKITDKELKKILGIPVNQKYASFNDFFSTDPDANMEYKLIKYSELANRKSPAVRNKFDKDVIKADEKLNILYMVFMGELFKVIPKEGDPNNTWYSPAGAMMNFAGDERNRVTSLLQNYFDSVSVAQENGNWEKANESLKALKDYQTKYGASVMPTQKKLDLELVFNKYQIFDNLTPVYLIAGFSLLIVVFIRMIKPKIRMNFVFKIVYFINILAFIVHTIGLGLRWFIAEHAPWSDAYESMVFIAWSLALSGTLFARKSAISLALTSILAGVTLFVAHLSWLDPQITTLVPVLQSYWLTIHVSVITASYGFLGLCALLGFFTLILFALQGKKENPELSRNILEATRINEMAMILGLSLLVFGNFLGGVWANESWGRYWGWDSKETWALVSILIYAAIAHFRFVPSVNSQYAFAVASMFGYSSIIMTYFGVNFYLVGMHSYASGDPIPVPNFIWIAIAVMLIITALAYRRKNFSKTL; encoded by the coding sequence ATGGAGCTTCTAAAAAAAATTTTCTTAAGTATGGGTTCAGCTATCGTTCTTTTTTTAATATTTGCTGTTGCTAGTGGAGTAGCAACTATTATAGAAAGTATATATAATACTCAAACTGCTTGGGCTATCGTTTATGGTGCTGGATGGTTTGCTTTAGTTCAGCTTCTTTTGGGTATAAATTTGGCTTATAATATTTTTAGATATAAGCTTTTTGCATTAAAAAAACTTCCGGTTTTTATATTTCACGTAAGCTTTTTATTTATCCTTTTGGGTGCGATTTTAACGAGATATATAGGATTTGAAGGACAAATTCATATCAGAGAAAATAGCCAAAGCAATGAGATACTCACCGCTCAAAATTACATACAATTAAAATCTATAGACGCTAATAAAACAGACATTGTTTCTAAGCCTATATATGTGTCTAGCACTGGAAATAATAGCTTTGAGCTTTCACTACCTGCAAAAAATGGTACAGCGGTTTTAAGCTATTCGGATTTTATACCAAACGCAGTTCCTACTTGGGTAGAGAGTAAAGATGGAAAGCCTATCTTTGAAGTAATGTTTTCAAATGAGTCAAATAGTCGCTCTATTAGACTATCTCCAAATGAGAGCATAGAGATAGATGATATCAGTTTTACTTTCAACGACAAGCCAAAACAAGCTAAATTTATCAATATTATTTTAAAAGATGGTGAGTTTTTTATAGAAACAAATCAAGATATAAGCTACATGAAGATGGCAGATATGAGCAAAGGTGTGATCGAAAAAAACAGGCTTGTTAAATTTGAAGGGCTTAGGCTTTATACAATAGATGGTATAAACTTTGCTCCAAAGACTATGTTAAAAAGTGGTGTAAAAAGCGTGAAAAAAGCTGATGAAAATAGTCGCGGTATGGACGCTCTTATGGTAAAACTAAGCTATAACGGACAAGAGGCTATTTTACCTATTTTTAATGGTATGGAACCTGATAATGTAGAGATAGGCGGAGATAGGTTTGAGGTGGCTTGGTCGCCGATGATTGTAAAATTACCATTTTCATTATACTTAAAAGATTTTGAGCTAAAACGTTACCCAGGATCAAACTCGCCTATGAGTTACAGCAGCAGCGTTATAGTCAAAGACGGAGACTTAAATATGGACTATGATATTTATATGAACCATGTTTTGGATCATAAGGGTTATAGATTTTTCCAAAGTAGTTATGATATGGATGAAAAAGGAACTATACTTTCTGTAAATAATGACCCAGGAAAACTTCCTACTTATATAGGTTATTTTTTACTTGGTTTAGGGCTTTTACTAAATGTTTTAAATCCAAACTCTAGATTTAGAAAATTGGCTGCAAAAGTAAATGAAGCTAATGCAAAAAATTTAGCTATATTTGTAGTAGCCTGTATCGCATTATTTGGTACAAATAATTTACAAGCATTTAATTCTCTTCCTACTATAGACAAAGAACATGCAAAGAGTATTGCTACTATAGTTGTACAAAGTGCTGATGGTAGAATGAAGCCGTTTGATACAGTTGGATATGAGGTTTTAAATAAACTTTATAGAAGTGATAATTACAATGGAATGGACGCTAATAGTGTTGTTTTATCTATGATGGCAAATTCGTCTTATTGGAGAAGTGTTCCTATCATAAAAATAACAGATAAAGAGCTTAAAAAAATACTCGGTATCCCTGTAAATCAGAAATATGCTAGTTTTAACGACTTTTTTAGCACTGATCCAGATGCAAATATGGAGTATAAGCTGATAAAGTATAGTGAGCTTGCAAATAGAAAATCACCAGCAGTTAGAAATAAATTTGATAAAGATGTGATAAAAGCCGATGAAAAACTAAATATTTTATATATGGTATTTATGGGTGAGCTATTTAAAGTCATACCTAAAGAAGGCGATCCAAATAATACTTGGTACTCACCAGCAGGTGCTATGATGAACTTTGCTGGAGATGAGAGAAATAGGGTGACAAGCTTATTGCAAAATTATTTTGATAGTGTAAGTGTGGCACAAGAAAATGGGAATTGGGAAAAAGCTAATGAGAGTTTAAAAGCTCTAAAAGATTATCAAACAAAATACGGTGCTAGTGTTATGCCAACACAGAAAAAGCTAGATTTGGAGCTAGTTTTTAATAAATATCAAATTTTTGATAATCTAACGCCGGTTTATCTTATAGCTGGTTTTTCGCTTTTGATAGTTGTATTTATAAGAATGATAAAGCCAAAAATAAGAATGAATTTTGTCTTTAAGATAGTTTATTTTATAAATATTTTAGCCTTTATAGTTCATACCATTGGTCTTGGGCTTAGATGGTTTATCGCAGAGCATGCGCCTTGGAGTGATGCTTATGAAAGTATGGTATTTATAGCTTGGTCGCTAGCTCTTAGTGGTACTTTATTTGCTAGGAAATCAGCCATTTCTTTAGCCCTTACTTCTATACTTGCTGGTGTAACTCTTTTTGTCGCTCATTTAAGTTGGCTAGATCCTCAAATAACTACTTTAGTTCCTGTTTTGCAAAGCTACTGGCTTACTATACATGTTAGTGTTATCACTGCTAGTTATGGATTTTTAGGACTTTGTGCCTTGCTTGGATTTTTCACTCTTATTTTATTTGCTTTACAAGGTAAAAAAGAAAATCCGGAACTTTCAAGAAATATACTTGAAGCAACTAGGATAAATGAGATGGCTATGATACTTGGGTTAAGTTTGCTAGTATTTGGTAACTTCCTTGGTGGGGTTTGGGCAAATGAGAGTTGGGGGCGTTACTGGGGCTGGGATAGCAAAGAGACGTGGGCACTTGTAAGCATACTAATTTATGCTGCTATCGCTCATTTTAGATTTGTTCCTAGTGTAAATTCTCAGTATGCATTTGCAGTTGCGTCTATGTTTGGATATAGTTCTATTATTATGACGTATTTTGGAGTAAATTTTTACTTAGTTGGTATGCATAGCTATGCATCTGGCGATCCTATCCCTGTGCCAAATTTCATATGGATCGCTATAGCCGTTATGCTTATAATTACGGCTTTGGCTTATAGAAGAAAGAATTTTAGTAAAACTTTGTAA
- a CDS encoding ABC transporter ATP-binding protein encodes MINVKNLHVYYGVIEAVKGINFSVETGQIVSLIGSNGAGKTSTLNALINSVKRTGEINFLGYETIRHKTHTIVKQGIALVPEGRRVFINLSVEENLKMGAFNNSENYEHLRDAMYDFFPRLKQKKDQLAGTLSGGEAQMLAISRALMSEPKLLMLDEPSLGLAPKIVGEVFDIIVKLKEEGITILLVEQNAFLALKISDYAYVLENGHIAMEGSAKDMIGNEDIKRKYLGA; translated from the coding sequence ATGATAAATGTTAAAAATTTGCATGTTTATTATGGTGTGATAGAAGCAGTTAAAGGTATAAACTTTAGCGTCGAAACAGGGCAGATAGTAAGTCTTATAGGCTCAAATGGTGCTGGAAAAACATCTACTTTAAATGCTCTTATAAACTCAGTCAAACGCACAGGAGAGATAAATTTCTTAGGCTATGAAACAATAAGGCATAAAACCCATACGATAGTAAAACAAGGCATCGCTTTAGTCCCTGAGGGAAGACGTGTTTTTATAAATTTAAGTGTAGAAGAAAATCTCAAAATGGGAGCTTTTAATAATTCAGAGAACTATGAACATTTAAGAGATGCTATGTATGACTTTTTTCCGCGTTTAAAGCAAAAAAAAGATCAATTGGCAGGGACTTTGAGTGGTGGAGAAGCTCAGATGCTTGCTATTTCAAGAGCTTTGATGAGTGAGCCAAAATTACTTATGTTAGATGAACCAAGCCTTGGTTTAGCTCCAAAAATCGTCGGTGAGGTTTTTGATATTATCGTAAAACTAAAAGAAGAAGGCATAACCATACTACTAGTCGAACAAAATGCGTTCTTAGCACTCAAGATAAGCGACTATGCTTACGTGCTAGAAAACGGGCATATAGCTATGGAGGGCAGTGCCAAAGATATGATAGGTAATGAAGATATAAAAAGAAAATATTTGGGTGCTTAA
- a CDS encoding ABC transporter ATP-binding protein, with product MILTLQDISKNFGGVQAIAKTSFAVDSGEIFGLIGPNGAGKTTMFNIITGAYSPSSGQVIFDGKSLSGVKPYEIVNLGIARTFQNIRLFSSLSVLENVLIGLNSSTKYSFAEAVLHLGRFGRAERVAKQKAYDILGELGIAKFADEFAKNLSYGAQRKVEIARALATNPKLLLLDEPVAGMNPSETDELACIIANLKNDKNLSILLIEHDMKFVNKLCDRVLVLDYGKVIFEGLPSDAVKDKEVITAYLGDFLE from the coding sequence ATGATACTTACCTTGCAAGATATTAGTAAAAATTTCGGTGGAGTTCAAGCTATAGCAAAGACTAGTTTTGCCGTGGATAGCGGTGAGATATTTGGGCTAATAGGGCCTAATGGTGCTGGAAAAACTACGATGTTTAACATAATCACAGGAGCTTACAGCCCTAGTAGTGGGCAAGTGATTTTTGATGGTAAAAGTCTAAGTGGTGTCAAGCCTTATGAGATAGTAAATTTAGGTATAGCAAGAACATTTCAAAATATTCGTCTTTTTAGCTCTTTGAGTGTTTTGGAAAATGTTTTGATAGGTTTAAATAGCTCTACTAAATATAGTTTTGCAGAAGCGGTTTTGCATCTTGGAAGATTTGGCAGGGCAGAAAGAGTCGCAAAACAAAAGGCTTATGATATCTTAGGTGAGCTAGGAATAGCTAAATTTGCAGATGAGTTTGCAAAGAATTTGAGCTATGGAGCCCAAAGAAAAGTTGAGATCGCAAGAGCTTTAGCAACTAACCCGAAACTTCTTTTGCTAGATGAGCCAGTAGCTGGTATGAATCCTAGTGAAACAGATGAGCTAGCATGTATCATAGCAAATTTAAAAAATGATAAAAATTTAAGCATTTTGCTGATAGAACATGATATGAAATTTGTAAATAAACTTTGCGATAGAGTGCTTGTTTTGGATTATGGAAAAGTCATCTTTGAGGGACTTCCTAGTGACGCTGTAAAAGATAAAGAAGTTATAACTGCTTATTTGGGGGATTTTTTAGAATGA
- a CDS encoding branched-chain amino acid ABC transporter permease — protein MNKILHIIFFALAIGFVFLSNYYFSEYSLSIVNNIAIFIILAISYNLINGVTGQFSLEPNGFVAVGAYVAALLLLGSESKLYQFDIEDPSPFILAIHTTNFIFAMIVSGICATILALILAMPVFRVRGDYLAIVTLGFGFIIQLLAVNFPAFTNGSLGLNEVLRSDNEGNLSKYTNIFYSGFVAIIAVCVILNLIYSKFGRAMKAVRDDEDAALAMGINTFKIKTMAFCVSAFFEGVGGALLVGLLGSVSPDQFTFMFTFQLLIIIVLGGLGSTTGAILGTILVIGGSEWLRFLDEPMNIFGYQTSAYPGLRMVVFSVVLIFVMLFARRGIMGQFELFDLFKKRIKK, from the coding sequence ATGAATAAGATTTTACATATCATATTTTTTGCTTTAGCTATAGGATTTGTATTTTTAAGCAATTACTATTTTAGTGAGTATTCTTTAAGTATTGTAAATAATATAGCGATTTTTATCATTTTAGCTATTAGCTACAACCTTATAAACGGAGTAACTGGTCAGTTTAGCTTGGAGCCTAATGGGTTTGTGGCTGTTGGTGCGTATGTAGCGGCTCTTTTACTACTAGGTAGTGAGTCAAAGCTTTATCAATTTGATATTGAAGATCCGTCGCCTTTTATACTAGCTATTCATACTACGAATTTTATCTTTGCTATGATAGTAAGTGGTATTTGTGCGACTATTTTGGCGCTGATTCTTGCTATGCCGGTTTTTAGAGTAAGGGGCGATTATCTAGCTATTGTTACTTTGGGGTTTGGTTTTATCATTCAGCTTTTGGCTGTAAATTTCCCTGCTTTTACAAATGGTTCTTTAGGATTAAATGAGGTATTAAGAAGTGATAATGAAGGGAATTTAAGTAAATATACAAATATATTTTATAGCGGTTTTGTTGCTATAATCGCTGTTTGTGTGATTTTAAATTTGATATATTCTAAATTTGGTCGTGCTATGAAAGCTGTTCGTGATGATGAAGATGCTGCTTTAGCTATGGGTATAAATACGTTTAAGATAAAAACTATGGCTTTTTGCGTGAGTGCGTTTTTTGAAGGTGTCGGCGGAGCACTTTTAGTTGGGTTACTTGGCAGTGTAAGTCCGGATCAATTTACGTTTATGTTTACGTTTCAGCTACTTATCATCATAGTTTTAGGTGGTCTTGGAAGTACAACTGGAGCGATACTGGGAACGATCTTGGTAATTGGCGGAAGTGAGTGGCTTAGGTTTTTAGATGAGCCGATGAATATTTTTGGCTATCAAACGTCTGCGTATCCTGGTCTTAGAATGGTCGTGTTTTCTGTGGTGCTGATATTTGTTATGTTGTTTGCAAGGCGTGGTATAATGGGACAATTTGAACTATTTGATCTGTTTAAAAAGAGGATTAAGAAATGA